GATCCCGGGGATGGGAAACAAGTTCTCTGGATGCAACTGATGTTCACGGGGCACACACATCCAACACTGGTCCCCAgcgggagggcagaggaggcacAGGCTGGTGCCCAGGTCGCCAGCACAGCGGCGGCTGCAACCGGGAGGCGCAGGCAGGAACCCGCAGCCGCGGGCGCCTGGGAGCGCCGGGCCCACCCGCCACATTAAGTCTCGAGCGCCCCGGGGGCCCGCACGTGTCGCCTATCACATTTCAGCCTGGGAAATGCTTGACCGCACCCGATTCTTGCGCCATGGGCACCGGGCACGGCGCCCTGAGCGGCTCGGGCGCTGAGCGGCCGGAGGAGACGGGAAGGCAGGCGGAGCGCAGGGACCGACCGCCGGGACgcgggcccagaactcagggaaTGGGGGGCCACCGAAGGGCTTTAAGCAGAGGCTCCCGATAAAACCCCCGCTTTCCGAGGGCCGGGAGCGGCCCGGGGGACGGGCGCGAGACTCCGCACCACGGGGCTTGGGAAATGCCCCCGCCGCTCCTGCTGCACGGGCCGCACTCACCGCCGGCGCCGCGCCACCTCTGGAGCCCGCCGAAACCCGTCGCGCAGCCCGCGCCGGAAGCGGAAGTGGTTCCCGACGTCACgtccggccccgccccggcccgctCGGGGACGGTGGCCGACGGGCGTGACAGGCCATTTATCGCAGGACCATGCAGCTGCCGCCCGCGCTGCACGCCCGCCTGGTGGCGGGCCCCGGGAGCGCGGAGCCGCTGCCCGTGGAGCGGGACCCTGCCGCCGGGGCCGCACCCTTCCGCTTCGCGGCGCGCTTGGTGCGCTTCCCGCGGGAGCACGAGTTCTTCGAGGTACGGAGTCGAGGGAAAGGGTAGCAGTTGAAAGGCCGGCCCCAGGGCCGCGGGGCGGAGCGGGGCATGGGCGGGGCCTCCGGCTCCCTGCCGGGGCCGTTGAATGCTGGGGCGGGGCTAAGGCGGGAGCGGGCTGCAGCCCGGGTGGGTGGAACCTCTAGTTTTGCGCCCACTGCGTGCGTCTTGCAGGATGGGGACGTGCAGCGGCACCTGTACCTCCAGGACGTGCTCACACAGGTGGCCGAGGCGCCGGAGAGGCCCAGGTGAGCTGCTCTGCGCCCCGCGCCACCCCTGGTCGCTCCCCACCTCGCCCCCTTCCCGggtccccaggcctgcccctccctggtgaccCGTCGCGCGCCCTCCGCCTGGATCACCCTCCAAGCCCCGCTTTGTTGGCCTCGCCTTCATCTGGGTGGCTTGTAAAAAACTTCACTCTTAAAAAAAGCGTTATTTCGAATTGCAGAAAAACATCCGAAGCTTTATCAGGCCACTTAAAGGGAAGTTGTCGACAACCTAACGTTCTTAGCAGCGGTTTCCTCTGCCAGGGTGCCCGAGTTCGCCTGTCAGGTGGCGGGCTGCTGCCAGGTCTTTGACACCCTGGAGGACTACGAGCACCACTACCACACCCAGCACAGAAACACGTGCTCCTTTTGCAAGCGGGCCTTCCCCTCGGGACACCTGCTGGACATCCACATCCTGGAGTGGCACGACTCCCTCTTCCAGATCCTGTCCCAGAGGCAGGACATGGTGGGTGACGCAGCACCCTGGGGGCCTTGGACTGGAGCCGTCTGCCTACGGAGCAGGGCTCCCAGCTCTGGGGTCCAGGCAAGACCAGGGggcacctccccacccctggccccagccctatGGATGGAGGGAACTCCATTTCTGTTTCAGTATCAGTGCTTGGTGGAAGGCTGCACGGAGAAGTTCAAGACCAGCAAAGACAGGAAGGATCACCTGGTGCGACGTCACCTCTACCCTGCGGACTTCCGGTTTGACAGACCGAAGGAAGGCAGAGGGTACGTGTGGTGGTGTGCACGCTCACGCTGCAGGATGCGGCCACCCCTTGCCGTCAGGGAAGCCTTTGGGTTCGGAGATACCGTGTCCCATACTGTCACGTTTGGCTGCGGTTAACAGAAACCCTGACAGGTTGGAGCTACTGACCATAGGTGTTAAGCAGGCAGGGGCCTGTCCTGTGTGCAGCCACCCTGCTGGAGGGAGGGCTGAAAGGGACAGATAGTCTGGCTTCCCGGCTCCGCAGGGAATCACTGGAGTGCCGTCGCGGCGTCTCCCTTGGGGCGCTTAGGACGTCACTGTGTCTGTCTGCACTCACGTCTCGTGAGGTTGTAGCTGACCTGCGCCCGGCACAGCAGCTCCGCTCGCACGTCACCTGCCCCGTGGGCCTCTGGGAATCGTCCCAGCCCCGTGAGCCCCACGTGGGGCCCCCTGGCTTTTCATTTGTCCTGCCGGTGTGTTGACGAACTTGACCACATCCCGTATTACACACGGCTGTTTAGGGTGCCCTGTGGGGAGACGCCCCTGCGAATGGTTCTGAAGTTTGCacgatgtttctttgtcttttttgaaaCTGATTCTTTCAGGTAGACCTTCGTGTCCATCTGAAGGTCATATTGAAAGTTGTCTCTTCAGACGTATTTTTTCTTGCAAACaggattttgctgtttaaaataacTGCAAGAACCCACTGTAGTATGGGAGGTTTTTTAAGTCCTTGAGTGTGAGGGAACTCCCTTCTTAGCGAGAGATCATTTTAGGACAAAAACCCTGTATGTCGGGTGGAGACATCAGTGTTAGGGAAGAGACTCTCAATATCATATAGTTAACTGTAGAGAATTTCTCACTGGTGTAAAAAGACTTCCGTCGCTGTTCATTGGTATTTATCACACGGCACCATAAAAACACACTTGTGAAGGCAAAGTGTAAGTGTTGTACCTAAGTTATAAGACGTCGTGTTTATCGTGTCCACGTGCACATTCGAGCTTGTAGGAATCCTCCTCCTTATCCGGGTAGCCTGACCGTTACGTGATGCCAAAGTTGTCATAAAACGCCTTTGCAGAAACAGTCTCTTCCTGGCCAGTTCACTTCTGGGGCGGATGGGGCTGCGCCCACCACTGTGGGGCCCCGCTCAGCCCCCTGCCTCCCGCAGCCCAGCcacacccacagcctccctgCAAGTGTCGGCGGGAGCCCCCGGGGACAACGGGAAGCAGTCGGAAGGGGACGCCATGGAAGTCTGCTCCGAACACACGCTGCCCCCCACGGAGCCCACGGGTGAGAGGCGGGCCTGCAGCCGCAGGTCAGTAGCTGACAGCTCTGAGATTCTGGACGTGGAGAATGGTGGGTTTGGCCCTGGGAGAAGCTAGTGTGGGCTTCAGTGGGAGTTGGAAGCCGGCTCTTAGCAGTTCCTGAGAACAGCTCAGTGCCTCTCGCTCACTGGGCTTCCGGAAGCCCTGCGGTGCAGGAATGCAGAGCACTGCCCCTTCTGGACAGAGAGCCACTTGGTTGCAATTGCTGAAGTTGCAAttgtgtgagtctgtttctagtATTAGTGGCTTTTATTGGGTTAAACTCGAGTTCAGATCGAATCTTGGGGAAAATGTTGGACAAATGAAAAACTCGCCAATGAATCCAAAGTGACAGAAAGAAGGACACGTATTCCTCAGCTCCCTTCACGCAGCTGCTCCTGCTCTGGCCAGCCAGTGAGTCCAGATGCCAGTGGGCAGATGGGGTTTCAGCACGGGGCGGGCAACAGGAGTCGCCCGGGGCGTTGGGCGGGAGCCAGCGCCCACAGGAAGCAGGGCAGAGgctggccagaggcagagggagctgcCCCGGGGCCCCGGAGCAGGATCCGTgaggagaacgagagggagagagcaTTCTGGAGCAAGAACATGCATGCATGGCTGCTCTTAGGGACGGGGCCGTTTGTGGGCAGAGGGTGCGACTCTGGCATGGAGATTGTTTTTCCCTTTCAGAATACCTCCTACCATCTGTTTTGGTCATGGCGCATCACGTGggtttaaaagcagcaagaaaagaaacaagcacCAGTGACGACCGAGGCCGAGGGGGCACTGGCGGGGGGCGGGACTGGCACCCCCAATGGACCTGGAGTCAGCAGGGAGCTTTGTCTCTCGCCTACTCGTGTGGCCACCCGAGCACCAGACCTCTGCCACCTCCGTGTCTTGGCCCCTGAGTGAGTGgccaggtggcagcagcagccagcGTCAGCAGTGAGAGACCGCAGTTCCGGGGCTGGCCCTGACCTGTGCTccagcccacctccctctggGGGCCACCCCCCAGAGGCCCTTCTGAAGCACGCGGTGTCCCAGGACGGTCCCCAGCCGTCCCTTCCGTGCTGTGGGACTCGACTGGGAACGGGCAGCGATCACACGCGAGCACTTGGTTCCCCGCGTTCGGTCATCACGAAGACGTACCGTGAAGTCTTGGCATCTCTGGTGGGCGGAGCAGGTGCAGCACCTGCTGCCCGGCAGGTCCCCGGTCAGCCTGCCCCGCAGTGTGAGCGGACCCCGCTCTGGGGCGGCCTGGGGCGGGTGGCCCGTGCTGCAGGAGGAGCGCCAGCCGGGGCGACCTCCCCGAGGAGGGGCAGCGCCAGGTGGGAGTCAGCGGCCAgcatcttcctggcaggagcggAGCCCAGAGGCTGCAGTCCCCTTGCCGATGGTCAGCGGGCAGCCAAGGAGGCAGCCGCGGAGCCCAGGCCCCCATGTGGACTCCAGCGTGTGGACAGAGACAATGGTCAGCGCTGTTTCGATCACATACGGACTGTCGGCTTGGCCTGGCAGGGTGGGGCTCCGGCAGGGCCTCCCCCAGATGCCTCGTCCCCAGCAGGTATGCACCTGGGGTGCTTCCATGCTGGCTGTGCCCCCGGACTCGGGCTGGGCCAGCAGCAGAGGGTGCCCCCTCCCCGCTCACCTCCACTCACTCTCGTCCTGGCTCTGGGTTCAGCCACGGGCAGCTGCCCAGCTCTGACAGCCACCCCCGAAGCCCTGGGACacctgacggggggggggggggggtctcggACAGTGTCGCGTCACAGGGCGACACCACACACTGGAAACCCCTGCCGGGCTGCCAGGTGCTGAGAGAAAGGGCGAAGCCTCAAGTGCAGCTGCTAGTGGTGGGAGAGAGCCCACAAATGCTTTTCCTGATGGACGGTGGCTGCCTTCGTGAGGGTCCCACCCTAGAGAAGGGGCTAacagaccctgccccaccctgcccccagccctggggtctgCGGCTAGGCCAGCACGCCGGCCTTCCTGCAGCAGCGCGTCCTGCCAACCCTCACGTCCCTGTGCGCCACCACAAGGCCTGTGTGTGACGGTCTCTGGGGGCTGTCGGTCCTACGTGCTCACCCCAGCGGCACCCTGCCTAGAAGGCAGCTTGTTCTAGTCTCAGTTTTACACGGAACGTGAAACTCCGTGTGCGGGTGTTGCTGACGAATGGGAGAGCCGCCAGCGTGACGGGTTCTGAGGAGCTGCTCCTGGTGGGAAGCGTGGCAGCCATGCTCGGTTTTACCTGAAACACCCAGCGTCTCACGTCTGGGCGGCTGCACTCCCTACCTGCCGTGTGAGGTCACGCCGGTGGGCGCCGGCATACGGTGCGGCTCCGGCAGCAGGTCTGGGTGCCCCCCCCTGCAGGGCCGTGGGCGGACGCCCTGCCCTCGTCccgcctcttcccttccctcccttttcatGCCTTGTTCCGTGAGATGAGCTTTTCTCGCTGTTTCTTGGGGAAGCTAGACACTCTGGTTATTACTTGAGGAGTTTTCCCCAAAAATGTTAGCGTCACTAACATTAAAACGTTACTTCCCTCGTTCAGGTCTAAGGCTAACCTctgtctttcccctccccccagcagggcAAGGACTGTGGACGCCGGGCGCCCCCCTCCGCCGCCCTGCACGCTGCCGGGGTCGTCCGCGGCCCTCTGGCCTGTCCGACCCGCGCGGCGTCGGGGCTGTGGGTCTGGtggtccgtgtgtgtgtgtgtgagccccCACGGTCACCGCTGCTCGGACCCCCACGCGGGAGCTCTCACCTCTGCCCAACACCTGTCGTCGGAACTTCCTTGAGCGACAGCAGTGGTAACGAGGTTCTCAGTGGCATCTGCCTGGGAAAGCTCCGACGTGCCTGTTCCTGGGGACGCTGCTGCCGGGCACGCAGGGCCCGGCGGTTTCCCCGCAGCACGTGGACGCGCCCCACGGCTGGCGCGCGCCCTCGCTGCCGAGATTGCAGGTGTCGGCCCGGCTGCCGCCGTCTCCATCCTCGGCGCCCGGCGCGCGTGTGAGCGTGGAGACGCCCGTCTGTCCGGCCGCTCTGTGCTGGGTTTGTTCGAACCCAGGGTTTTCTCTCTTCGAACGTTGCCCCTGCCCCCTCCggtcccttctcctccccagcttCCAACCGAGTGTGTGCGACAGCCGTCACTCTGTCCTCCGTGTTTCTTGATGGCCCTGGTGTCTTCCCCGTCCTCCTCCGCTGTGCCACGCTCGAGATGAGCTCCTCAGACCCACTTCTCAGCCCCCCGACGTCCCTCCCGGCTGATTCGGGCGTGTCATCCATGCCCCGCCGGCCCAGCCAGACCAGCCTCAGGCAAGGGGCTGTGTGCTGTGCTCTGGTTCAGCTCTGCTTAACAGACCCCACAGAGCAGCCTCAGCGGGCCTCCCAgcgccagcccagccctggcctcggGCTGCACACTCTCCACCCAGGCGGGAAAACCGGGCTCACGGGGGGGCAGGACGAGAGATTTCAAAGTGCAGCCTGGGGGAAAATCGCCCCTTGAGTGTTTAAGGGAAGGGTGTAGCATTTTgctgtggtttttaaaaacatgcttcaggccccggccaggtggctccGCTGGTCAGAGCATCCTGATGTGCACAGGTTGCGGGTCGGACCCCGGCCAGGGCACAAGCAAGGACCAGCCTCTGAACGCGTGAGCAAGTGGAGCAGCAgacagtgtctctctctccccgcttcaCGTCTTCCTCTAaagccaataaataaatacattttttaaaaatcccacatAGCTCATACACGCTGGctcagtttccttccatcactggCTGTGCCAGCTCAGCCTGCCGTGTGGTTGTTCTCGATGGTCTCAGGGACGGGCGCGCAGCACCCCGCCTGGTGCCAGCGACAGCAGCGAGGGTGCAGCAGGTGAGGGGCGCAGCTCAGGAAGTGCAAAGAACCGACGTGCAGGCACCGGCTCAGTGTCTCCAGTCCCGGCACCAGGAAAGGACCTCGGGCCGGCTCTCCAGAGACACTTCCGGGGGCACTCTCGGCTTTGGGACCAGGGTGGGGGGGACACGGGGGCAGGAGAGGACCAGGGACGCGGGAGTGGGGTTCGTGGTGGACAAAGTGCTGCCTGGTAGAGTTCTCGTCACGAAATCCTTCCCATGCACCAGAGATGTGCAAAGTGGCATGTCCTGGCCGGCAGAGCAGGGCCGCAGCCCCACCACCCAGCTCTGGACACCCCCTGAGCCCCCAGTGTCTCCAGAGGTTCCATGAGGAATTCTCTGCCCTCCAGACAGCTGCTGCTTTGTGCTCATGAGCTTCCGTTGCATCTGGGGCGTCTGGACCTCCAGAAACCCTGAAACGGCTGACCCAACGCACCTCCGAGTGCCTGTGGCACGGGGCCCACGTCTGGGGTGGCCGGGGAGCAGCACCCAGACATGGGCCGGGCTGGTGTGGAGTGCCCAGGGCTGGCGCGGGTGGCCGGCAGGGCTCTGAGAGCCAGTAGTGCTCAgaaggggcccaggggcctgaCCAGGTTCCCCCCAGGAGTCCCAGTGAGAGCGGGGTGATGCTGAGGTAGGGCTGGCATGAGACTTGGGTCCCCCACACCCGTGCGGCCTGTTTGTTGGGTCTCCACTAATGAGCCCAGAGAGACCCCTGCCTTGGCAGGCGGGTCGCTGTCTGGGGCTCTCCACGGTGCTGCCCTCCCCACTCGGCTCCACCCAGGGCTGCCCACACTGCACGCAccttgcccccctcccctccgtaACTCTCGCCACTCctggtccccagaccagctgGCCCCCTTCCCCCAAAGGCGTGGCTGGCCCTGAACTTCTCTCCTGTCTGCCTCTTCCAGGGGGTCTCCCAAGGGCAGGACTGGTGTCCCCAAGTCCACCAGCAGCAGACGGCAGGATGGGGATGGGAGACCAGCACCTGAGTTCGTGGTTTCTGCCCTCCGACGAGGGGCAGCAGAGGCCCTGGGCTGCTGCTGTGCAGGGTTGGGTAGGCGAGTGGCCGCAGGGCCCATGGATGCCACAGGGCTGTGGAGACCTCCCGGGCCAGCTGGCAGAGACTAGAGTCCCGAGTGGAGCCCAGAGGCTGGCCTGGGAGGGTCGGGGTCCTGTCCTCCAGGAGAGCAGGCACAGCCTGAgtccagggggagctgccccttTGGGACAGCGGGGGAGTCCCCGTCTCAACAAGTGTGCTTCAGCCCCGCCCAGCAAGGGCGCGAAGCCTGGGCCCCCACGGGCCTCAGGCACCCTCAGCAGTGCACTGGCTCAGAGGAGGGGACCTGGGTGCGGCATGTCCCCACGTGGGTTGTTGGTCAGAAACGGCGGGTTCTACGAATTCCCACgccagccctggctgctcagACGGCAGGGCCCGGCCAGCACCGAGGGGACAGGACACGGGGGGAGGGGCACGAGGTGGCAGGGCTGTGTGCACAGACCCCTGCTCCTGGGGAGACCACCGCCCCGGTGGACAGCGGGGAGAGCCAGgcgctcctcttcctcctgggccGGTGTCACCGTCACCTTTGCCTGGGATTTTCCCAGGTCACAGGACTGTTCTCACACCGTTGGCAGAGTGAGCATCGTCGTGCTGGCTAGAACTTGGTCGTGACCCTGCTGCGGGGCCTCTCTCCGGAACCTCAGAGGAGAGAAGAGCATCGTGGTGCTGAGCGGCCTCAAACGGCAGCATCTGCGCTCGCCGAGGTGCGCGGGCGCTTGGGCCAGGCCTGGGTGGCGGCGCTCGGCCCCTCGGCCCCTGGGGGCTCCCTTTGTGCAGCCCACTGCCTTCTCCGGTGCGCTCACTCGGCAGGCCTGTTCCTTGCAGACCCTGAGTGGAGTGGGGCTTAGGCCTCGCGGCACACACCTGGGGAGGGTGCAGCGGGGGCCCTGCCCCCCTCACCACCAGCCCTCAGTTCCAGCAGCTTGCGCTTGAGAAACGGGGGTCGTT
This Phyllostomus discolor isolate MPI-MPIP mPhyDis1 chromosome 5, mPhyDis1.pri.v3, whole genome shotgun sequence DNA region includes the following protein-coding sequences:
- the ZNF511 gene encoding zinc finger protein 511, producing MQLPPALHARLVAGPGSAEPLPVERDPAAGAAPFRFAARLVRFPREHEFFEDGDVQRHLYLQDVLTQVAEAPERPRVPEFACQVAGCCQVFDTLEDYEHHYHTQHRNTCSFCKRAFPSGHLLDIHILEWHDSLFQILSQRQDMYQCLVEGCTEKFKTSKDRKDHLVRRHLYPADFRFDRPKEGRGPATPTASLQVSAGAPGDNGKQSEGDAMEVCSEHTLPPTEPTGERRACSRRIPPTICFGHGASRGFKSSKKRNKHQ